A section of the Plutella xylostella chromosome 18, ilPluXylo3.1, whole genome shotgun sequence genome encodes:
- the LOC105396263 gene encoding gastrula zinc finger protein XlCGF57.1 → MFDAANTCRACIKSNVTLIALFEPWHLDHDGDGSLGSAGQLADALTLCTTALVAKEDGLPQSLCQDCIQKLEIAYSFRTQVLKSEFELRKSFLLQSSIKNEPTDIKAEESETLDDYTTDFDFIQDESPKVEISCNDEGDTCLQDSTKTFECHKCEKQYKSEARFIKHLSSHEKQKFECKKCNKSFRKQSTLDRHTVKHESEHEAHVCTLCNQSYSQESQLVDHMLTHTDNIEVKTENESTENKHKCPECNLEFTKLRSLSSHLKKHNTTSNKHFECNECNIVFSKKNLLLRHMRLHTNSRPYSCNQCDKKYSRPDQLREHLKKHDGVKPYMCPYCNKGFTQLCNLKDHTYTHTGETPYLCSECGKGFNNSSNLRQHIMRHTGVKPFTCSLCPKKFTTKGQMTSHLLTHSGAHPHKCTHCGAAFTKPQSLKKHELIHLGVKPFQCDACPMRFGTKDHLKRHARVHTGERPYACAHCPRRFAQSNDRAKHLRTHLGQNVHQCSVCDMRFRILSDLKKHYPIHYLNDADLASLTKLPVDIISQDNLPPVVENKENNTVPDHRITITFNPEGVDKVTGVGGSITIDMNTATS, encoded by the exons TGGTTTACCACAAAGTTTGTGTCAAGATTGTATACAGAAATTAGAAATAGCATATTCATTTAGAACACAAGTGCTGAAGTCAGAATTTGAACTAAGGAAATCATTCCTGCTCCAAAGTAGCATAAAAAATGAACCAACAGATATAAAAGCTGAAGAATCTGAAACATTGGATGATTATACAAcagattttgattttattcaaGATGAATCACCGAAAGTGGAAATATCCTGTAATGATGAGGGTGATACCTGTCTGCAGGATAGCACCAAAACATTTGAATGTCATAAATGTGAAAAACAGTACAAATCTGAGGCAAGATTTATAAAGCATCTTAGCTCacatgaaaaacaaaaattcgagtgtaaaaagtgtaataaaagttttagaaaaCAAAGCACTCTAGACCGCCACACTGTGAAGCATGAATCTGAACATGAGGCTCATGTGTGCACTCTCTGCAACCAATCATACTCCCAGGAATCTCAACTAGTAGACCATATgctcacacacacagacaACATAGAGGTTAAGACTGAAAATGAAAGTACAGAAAACAAGCATAAATGTCCTGAGTGTAACTTAGAATTTACAAAACTTAGATCTCTTTCCAGTCACTTGAAGAAGCATAACACTACTAGTAATAAACACTTTGAATGCAATGAatgtaatattgtattttctaAGAAGAATTTACTCTTGCGTCATATGAGATTGCATACAAATTCGAGGCCTTATAGTTGTAATCAATGTGACAAAAAGTATTCTAGACCGGATCAGTTGAGAGAACATTTGAAGAAGCATGATGGCGTCAAGCCATACATGTGCCCTTATTGTAACAAag GTTTCACCCAACTGTGCAACCTGAAGGaccacacatacacacatactggGGAGACCCCGTACCTGTGCTCGGAGTGCGGCAAGGGCTTCAACAACAGCTCCAACCTGCGCCAGCACATCATGAGGCATACTGGGGTCAAGCCGTTCACTTGTAGCTTGTGTCCTAAGAAGTTTACTACTAAGG GTCAGATGACATCccacctgctcacgcactcggGCGCGCACCCGCACAAGTGCACGCACTGCGGCGCCGCCTTCACCAAGCCGCAGTCGCTGAAGAAGCACGAGCTCATCCACCTCGGAGTGAAGCCGTTCCAGTGCGATGCGTGCCCTATGAG GTTCGGCACAAAAGACCACCTGAAGCGCCACGCGCGTGTCCACACGGGTGAGCGGCCGTACGCGTGCGCGCACTGCCCGCGCCGCTTCGCGCAGAGCAACGACCGCGCCAAGCACCTGCGCACGCACCTCGGACAGAACGTGCACCA ATGCTCAGTGTGCGATATGCGATTCAGAATCCTAAGCGACCTGAAGAAACACTATCCAATACACTACTTGAACGACGCAGACTTGGCCAGCCTCACTAAACTGCCAGTTGATATCATCAGCCAAGACAACCTGCCACCTGTCGTGGAAAATAAGGAGAATAATACGGTTCCTGATCATAGAATCACTATAACGTTTAACCCTGAAGGTGTGGATAAGGTCACTGGTGTGGGCGGGTCTATTACTATTGATATGAATACTGCTACTAGTTGA